The following proteins are encoded in a genomic region of Euzebyales bacterium:
- the metH gene encoding methionine synthase, producing MHDTFLDTMRRRVLVLDGAMGTSLQQQDLSTEDFGGLDGCNEVLVRTRPDIVADVHTSFLTTGCDAVETNTFGGAPWVLDEYGLGDDCEELNHRAAEIAAQACADVRTGRDAGPWVIGSIGPGTRSPTLSLAKDETAADHISYDAAVAGYERQARGLLAGGAQVLLVETCYDLLQAKAAIWASHQAMDAEGVTVPLLCAVTIEQGLGTMLLGSDISAAVTALTPMGIDALGLNCATGPADMREPLRHLSRHSPLPILMIPNAGIPQMVDGEPHYALTPNELAEAHAEFITDFGVQIVGGCCGTTPEHMQQVVERCRALTAAERHPTGTPSVASLYSAAALHQDTSFHIIGERLNANGSKKFRELLLAEDWDGITEMAKDQVRSGAHTLDVCIDYVGRDGVADMAQVTDRLATRSTLPLVLDSTEVDVIAAGLRRLGGRAVINSVNLEDGRRKADRLFGLARQFGAALVALAIDERGQARTADWKVEVCRRLADIAVDDFGLSTSDLIFDTLTFPLGSGQEELRQDGMATLEAIERVKEEIPGCHTVLGVSNISFGLSPAARQTLNSVFLHQAVQRGLDAAIVHPGKILPLHQIEEEARRLCEDLVFDRRYGDYDPLHGLMAHFEGVTEARSARDDVESLPLEERLQRRIVDGDRDGMPADLEAAMAADIAALDIINTHLLAGMKTVGDLFGAGQMQLPFVLQSAETMKSAVRHLEPHLEKADSRGKARVVLATVKGDVHDIGKNLVDIILTNNGYEVRNLGIKQPIDAIIDAAEQFSADAIGLSGLLVKSTVVMRDDLEELTRRGLDHYPIMLGGAALTRSYVEDDLRGRYTGPLFYCRDAFAGLSIMDELVSHHAAGEPPPDWGRGAPDQPARPSARPTRARTPTGGRSAVATDVPVPMPPFWGTRVHRGVPLDEILPLLNTTALFRNQWGFGRDDTVPATAALRQTLELARTESLLAPQVVYGYFACNGDGDDVVIYDAPDSDTVVARWSFPRQSSSRRLCIADFFRPVDSGERDVIALQCVTVGDRVTRRASELFAADRYTEYLYLHGLGVETAEALAEHWHARVRAELDIADADAATPRELFRQGYQGSRYSFGYAACPDLEMRAPLVELLGAERIGVVLSETFQLHPEQSTDAFVVHHPEARYFNAR from the coding sequence ATGCACGACACATTCCTCGACACGATGCGGCGGCGCGTCCTCGTTCTGGACGGGGCGATGGGCACGTCGCTGCAGCAGCAGGACCTGTCGACGGAGGACTTCGGCGGCCTCGACGGCTGCAACGAGGTGCTGGTGCGCACGCGTCCGGACATCGTCGCCGACGTCCACACCAGCTTCCTGACGACCGGCTGTGACGCCGTCGAGACCAACACGTTCGGCGGGGCGCCGTGGGTCCTCGACGAGTACGGCCTCGGCGACGACTGTGAGGAGCTGAACCACCGCGCGGCCGAGATCGCGGCGCAGGCGTGCGCCGACGTGCGCACCGGCCGTGACGCGGGGCCGTGGGTGATCGGCTCGATCGGGCCGGGGACCCGTTCCCCCACCCTGTCCCTCGCCAAGGATGAGACGGCGGCGGACCACATCTCCTACGACGCGGCCGTCGCCGGCTACGAGCGGCAGGCCCGCGGCCTGCTCGCGGGGGGCGCGCAGGTGCTGCTGGTGGAGACGTGCTACGACCTGCTGCAGGCGAAGGCGGCGATCTGGGCGAGCCATCAGGCCATGGACGCCGAGGGCGTGACGGTGCCGCTGCTGTGCGCCGTCACGATCGAGCAGGGACTCGGCACCATGCTGCTGGGCAGCGACATCAGCGCCGCCGTGACGGCACTGACCCCTATGGGCATTGACGCACTGGGCCTGAACTGCGCCACCGGGCCGGCCGACATGCGCGAGCCACTGCGGCACCTCTCGCGACACAGCCCGCTGCCGATCCTCATGATCCCCAACGCGGGGATCCCGCAGATGGTCGACGGCGAGCCGCACTACGCGCTCACCCCCAACGAACTCGCCGAGGCCCACGCCGAATTCATCACCGACTTCGGGGTGCAGATCGTCGGTGGTTGCTGCGGGACGACGCCGGAGCACATGCAGCAGGTCGTCGAGCGCTGCCGGGCACTGACCGCCGCCGAGCGCCACCCGACCGGCACACCGAGCGTCGCCTCGCTGTACAGCGCGGCAGCGCTGCACCAGGACACGTCGTTCCACATCATCGGCGAACGGCTGAACGCCAACGGTTCCAAGAAGTTCCGCGAACTGCTGCTGGCAGAGGACTGGGACGGCATCACGGAGATGGCCAAGGACCAGGTCCGCAGCGGCGCCCACACGCTCGACGTCTGCATCGACTACGTGGGCCGGGACGGTGTCGCCGACATGGCGCAGGTCACCGACCGGCTCGCGACGCGCTCGACCCTGCCGCTCGTCCTCGACTCGACCGAGGTCGACGTCATCGCCGCCGGCCTGCGCAGGCTGGGGGGTCGGGCGGTCATCAACTCGGTCAACCTCGAGGACGGCCGCCGCAAGGCCGACCGGCTGTTCGGTCTGGCACGCCAGTTCGGCGCGGCGCTGGTCGCGCTGGCCATCGACGAGCGGGGCCAGGCGCGCACCGCCGACTGGAAGGTCGAGGTCTGCCGGAGGCTGGCCGACATCGCCGTGGACGACTTCGGCCTGTCGACCTCGGACCTGATCTTCGACACGCTGACGTTCCCGCTCGGATCGGGTCAGGAGGAGCTCCGGCAGGACGGCATGGCGACGCTCGAGGCGATCGAGCGCGTCAAGGAGGAGATCCCGGGGTGCCACACGGTGCTCGGCGTGTCCAACATCAGCTTCGGGCTGTCACCCGCCGCGCGACAGACGCTGAACTCGGTGTTCCTGCATCAGGCCGTGCAGCGCGGGCTCGACGCCGCCATCGTGCACCCCGGAAAGATCCTGCCGTTGCACCAGATCGAGGAGGAGGCGCGCCGGTTGTGCGAGGACCTGGTCTTCGACCGGCGCTACGGCGACTACGACCCGCTCCACGGGCTGATGGCCCACTTCGAGGGCGTCACCGAGGCGCGGAGCGCCCGCGACGACGTCGAGTCCCTGCCTCTCGAGGAGCGCCTGCAGCGGCGGATCGTCGACGGTGACCGCGATGGGATGCCGGCCGACCTCGAAGCTGCAATGGCGGCCGACATCGCGGCGCTGGACATCATCAACACCCATCTGCTGGCCGGCATGAAGACGGTCGGCGACCTGTTCGGCGCCGGGCAGATGCAGCTGCCGTTCGTCCTGCAGTCCGCCGAGACCATGAAGTCGGCCGTCCGCCACCTCGAGCCACACCTGGAGAAGGCCGACAGCCGCGGCAAGGCCCGCGTCGTGCTCGCGACCGTCAAGGGTGACGTGCACGACATCGGCAAGAACCTGGTCGACATCATCCTGACCAACAACGGCTACGAGGTGCGCAATCTCGGCATCAAGCAGCCCATCGACGCGATCATCGACGCCGCCGAGCAGTTCTCGGCCGACGCGATCGGCCTCTCCGGCCTGCTCGTCAAGTCCACCGTCGTGATGCGGGACGACCTGGAGGAGCTGACGCGGCGCGGTCTGGACCACTACCCGATCATGCTGGGCGGTGCCGCACTGACCCGGTCCTACGTCGAGGATGACCTGCGCGGCCGCTACACGGGACCGTTGTTCTACTGTCGCGACGCGTTCGCCGGGCTGTCGATCATGGACGAGCTGGTGAGCCACCACGCGGCCGGCGAGCCGCCGCCTGACTGGGGACGCGGAGCGCCGGACCAACCCGCACGCCCCAGTGCGCGACCCACCAGGGCCCGGACCCCGACCGGCGGCCGCTCCGCCGTCGCCACGGACGTGCCGGTGCCGATGCCACCCTTCTGGGGCACGCGGGTCCATCGCGGCGTCCCGCTGGACGAGATCCTGCCCCTGCTCAACACCACGGCGCTGTTCCGCAACCAGTGGGGCTTCGGCCGCGACGACACGGTCCCGGCCACCGCGGCCCTGCGCCAGACGCTCGAGCTCGCCCGCACCGAGTCGCTGCTCGCGCCGCAGGTCGTCTACGGCTACTTCGCGTGCAACGGCGACGGCGACGACGTCGTGATCTACGACGCCCCGGACTCGGACACGGTCGTGGCGCGCTGGTCGTTCCCCCGCCAGTCGTCGTCGCGCCGCCTGTGCATCGCCGACTTCTTCCGCCCGGTCGACTCCGGTGAGCGCGACGTCATCGCGCTGCAGTGTGTGACGGTGGGCGACCGTGTCACCCGGCGCGCATCCGAGTTGTTCGCCGCCGATCGCTACACCGAGTACCTGTATCTGCACGGTCTCGGCGTCGAGACGGCCGAGGCGCTGGCGGAGCACTGGCACGCGCGCGTCCGTGCCGAGCTCGACATCGCCGACGCCGATGCCGCCACGCCGCGCGAGCTGTTCAGGCAGGGCTACCAGGGGTCACGCTACTCGTTCGGCTACGCCGCGTGCCCCGACCTGGAGATGCGCGCGCCGCTGGTCGAGCTGCTCGGCGCCGAGCGGATCGGCGTCGTGCTGTCGGAGACCTTCCAGCTGCATCCGGAGCAGTCGACCGATGCGTTCGTCGTGCACCACCCTGAGGCTCGTTACTTCAACGCACGCTAG
- the selA gene encoding L-seryl-tRNA(Sec) selenium transferase gives MRRLPSIDQLLAAAADLVAEHGRAGVTEALRAVVDTARGVVRDGGPAATTSDLLAAAGDHIARRRPAPLQPVINATGVVVHTNLGRAPLAAAARNALLEAAGYCDLEYDVATGRRGSRTSRLEPLLCELTGAEAAFAVNNAAAALVLTLAALANGRGVVVSRGELIEIGGSFRLPDIMAASGARLVEVGTTNRTRADDYLAADDAAAILTLHPSNYRIVGFVAQPTLPELAAVAAKRRIPLLYDTGSGLLHGSSGALAGEPAVADALRDGADLVLCSCDKLLGGPQAGLLFGSAELIERCHRHPLARALRLDKLRIAALQATLELHLRDRSAEIPVWRMLHAGDDELASRCGRLVDALTARGVAATVVDDAGLPGGGAAPDAVLTGPVVRITVDGPTEVADRLRGGRPPVVVRVADDAVMVDLRTVDPGNEALLAERVAAAGGHADR, from the coding sequence ATGCGTCGGCTGCCGAGCATCGACCAGCTGCTGGCTGCGGCGGCGGACCTGGTCGCCGAGCACGGTCGCGCAGGCGTCACCGAGGCGCTGCGGGCGGTCGTCGACACCGCACGCGGAGTGGTGCGCGACGGCGGCCCGGCCGCGACAACGAGCGACCTGCTGGCCGCGGCCGGCGACCACATCGCGCGTCGGCGTCCAGCACCGCTCCAACCGGTGATCAACGCCACCGGCGTCGTCGTCCACACCAACCTCGGGCGCGCGCCGCTGGCCGCCGCCGCCCGCAACGCCCTGCTCGAGGCCGCCGGCTACTGCGACCTGGAGTACGACGTCGCGACGGGCCGCCGAGGATCACGCACCAGCCGGCTCGAACCCCTGCTGTGCGAGCTGACAGGAGCGGAGGCGGCGTTCGCCGTCAACAACGCAGCCGCCGCCCTGGTGCTCACGCTGGCTGCGCTCGCCAACGGCCGGGGCGTCGTGGTGTCGCGTGGTGAGCTCATCGAGATCGGTGGCTCGTTCCGGCTGCCGGACATCATGGCAGCGTCCGGCGCGCGCCTGGTCGAGGTCGGCACGACCAACAGGACCCGCGCCGACGACTACCTCGCGGCCGACGACGCGGCCGCCATCCTGACCCTCCATCCCTCGAACTACCGGATCGTCGGGTTCGTCGCGCAGCCGACGCTGCCGGAGCTGGCCGCGGTCGCCGCCAAGCGCCGGATCCCACTGCTGTACGACACCGGTTCGGGACTGCTCCACGGATCGTCCGGTGCGCTGGCCGGTGAGCCCGCCGTCGCCGACGCCCTGCGTGACGGCGCCGACCTCGTGCTGTGCAGCTGCGACAAGCTGCTCGGTGGACCCCAGGCCGGTCTGCTGTTCGGCAGCGCCGAGCTGATCGAACGCTGCCACCGGCATCCCCTGGCACGGGCGCTGCGCCTGGACAAGCTGCGGATCGCCGCCCTGCAGGCGACCCTCGAGCTGCACCTGCGGGACCGGAGCGCCGAGATCCCCGTCTGGCGCATGCTGCACGCCGGCGACGACGAGCTGGCGTCCCGCTGTGGACGACTTGTCGATGCGCTTACGGCACGGGGTGTGGCTGCCACGGTCGTGGACGACGCGGGGCTCCCCGGCGGTGGGGCGGCACCAGACGCCGTGCTCACCGGACCCGTCGTCAGGATCACCGTCGACGGACCCACCGAGGTCGCCGACCGGCTGCGTGGCGGACGGCCTCCGGTCGTGGTCCGCGTCGCGGACGACGCCGTCATGGTGGACCTGCGCACCGTCGATCCTGGTAACGAGGCGCTGCTCGCCGAGCGCGTGGCCGCGGCGGGTGGGCACGCGGACCGATGA
- a CDS encoding VCBS repeat-containing protein, producing the protein MSTGVMIGLTVLILGTLGVLYVVNTRDVQSLSAPAPASEAATGTTVPVAPDELGSTPAGQDVDGDGDTAADSESAVDGDAPTTGTAGDGGTGIADDAGGTGGAMPGREDGRGLFSPDDPGRVPTITVSSTPRDVHVVQVDLDGDGVNERVWAAIVRDQTETRVEQVVDGRWTPMEAHSGPAADRLVELRVRDLTGDGRPEVYTRQWVATQGESLTIWSYRDGALARMRMSGGCYNNANTVGITGALVEEVDEDGATIAAICRDDGLPPQQWSSAIYVWRDGRWLFGRQQGRYVGRSP; encoded by the coding sequence ATGTCGACCGGCGTGATGATCGGCCTGACCGTCCTCATCCTCGGGACTCTGGGGGTGCTGTACGTGGTCAACACCCGGGATGTGCAGTCGCTGTCGGCCCCCGCACCGGCATCGGAGGCGGCGACAGGTACCACGGTGCCCGTGGCGCCGGACGAGCTGGGCTCGACACCCGCCGGACAGGACGTCGACGGCGACGGCGACACCGCCGCCGACAGCGAGTCGGCCGTCGACGGTGACGCGCCGACCACCGGCACGGCCGGCGACGGCGGCACGGGCATCGCTGACGATGCCGGTGGCACGGGAGGCGCGATGCCCGGTCGCGAGGACGGTCGCGGCCTGTTCAGCCCTGACGATCCCGGGCGCGTGCCGACGATCACGGTGAGCTCGACGCCCAGGGACGTGCACGTCGTGCAGGTGGACCTCGACGGCGACGGGGTGAACGAGCGCGTGTGGGCTGCCATTGTGCGCGACCAGACGGAGACGCGCGTGGAGCAGGTCGTCGACGGCAGGTGGACGCCCATGGAGGCGCATTCGGGCCCCGCAGCGGACCGCCTGGTCGAGCTCCGGGTCAGGGACCTGACCGGTGACGGCCGGCCCGAGGTCTACACGCGGCAGTGGGTCGCCACCCAGGGTGAGAGCCTGACGATCTGGTCGTACCGCGACGGGGCCCTGGCCCGGATGCGGATGTCGGGCGGGTGCTACAACAACGCGAACACGGTCGGCATCACCGGCGCCCTCGTCGAGGAGGTCGATGAGGACGGCGCCACGATCGCGGCCATCTGCAGGGACGACGGCCTCCCACCGCAGCAGTGGTCATCTGCGATCTACGTGTGGCGCGACGGCCGTTGGCTCTTCGGCCGTCAGCAGGGCCGCTATGTGGGACGGTCCCCGTGA
- a CDS encoding GNAT family N-acetyltransferase, which yields MPLDLARYVHDVALRDGRTVRIRPIRPDDLDAMMEMWSRLSMDTIRLRFFAPRRMEREQMRHFTEVDYEDRFALVAARGDRLIGVSRFDRLPYDRHAAEFAVLVEDAEQGNGVGTVLLRGLLTPAQDLGVTNFKGSFLRDNRRMREVLTAAGLEPVFTNVDGAVETSFRAVPSDAFLRSADERDRWAAVEAMRAVLMPDTVAVIGASRDTDKLGGMVFANLRRRYRGTLFAVNPHAEEVQGEPAYATVDDCPQVPDTVIVCVPPAAVVDVVIAAARAGSRAAVIITAPGADLGGADLLDVARSHGIRVVGPASMGVLNATDDVRMNATVSDAFPDPGGLAFLSQSGALGLAVLARARALGLGLSSFVSVGAKSDISGNDLLQFWESDNATDVILLYLESFGNPEKFGRIARRVGRSTPIVVVKAGRSTASERRAAGGRAAYADDAAVDALFAQAGVIRTRTLAELFDVASVLSAQALPVGRRVGIISNGRGPGTLAADACDAAGLEISELSQATRDRLEELLPVSTRIDNPVDISPATPAPVYGDALRAVADDPAVDLVLSVFVPPIGTRAGDIAKEIAAARADIDDSTPMVSVVMAVTDDTGDGARRGVPTFAFPEDAARALGHVAQYAEWRRRPLGHVVEVTDADVDAARSIVENALADSDDRDLSDAQIHELLGTVGLTISEDGAARDDGVTMVVGVRHDPMFGSVLLVGIGGALVDLLADVRIRLHPVTEHDVDDMLAELRGFPLLIGDTGAPPVDLDALRNVLFRVNALVEAVDEIDELDLQPVVAMSDGIRLAGGRIRIARHGHGV from the coding sequence ATGCCTCTGGATCTCGCGCGCTACGTCCACGACGTCGCCCTGCGCGACGGCCGGACCGTGCGCATCCGCCCCATCCGTCCGGACGACCTCGACGCGATGATGGAGATGTGGTCGCGCCTTTCGATGGACACCATCCGGCTGCGCTTCTTCGCGCCACGCCGGATGGAGCGCGAGCAGATGCGGCACTTCACCGAGGTCGACTACGAGGACCGCTTCGCGTTGGTCGCCGCACGCGGTGACCGGCTGATCGGCGTGTCGCGGTTCGACCGCCTGCCCTACGATCGGCACGCCGCGGAGTTCGCGGTCCTCGTCGAGGACGCCGAGCAGGGCAATGGTGTGGGGACGGTCCTCCTGCGCGGCCTGCTCACACCGGCCCAGGACCTCGGGGTCACGAACTTCAAGGGCAGCTTCCTGCGCGACAACCGGCGGATGCGGGAGGTGCTGACCGCCGCGGGCCTCGAGCCGGTCTTCACCAACGTGGACGGGGCCGTCGAGACCAGCTTCCGCGCCGTGCCGTCGGATGCGTTCCTGCGCAGCGCGGACGAGCGGGACCGTTGGGCCGCGGTGGAGGCGATGCGGGCGGTTCTGATGCCGGACACCGTCGCGGTGATCGGCGCGTCCCGGGACACCGACAAGCTGGGCGGCATGGTCTTCGCCAACCTGCGTCGGCGGTACCGCGGGACGCTGTTCGCGGTCAACCCGCACGCCGAGGAGGTGCAGGGCGAGCCGGCGTACGCGACGGTCGACGACTGCCCGCAGGTGCCCGACACCGTGATCGTGTGCGTCCCGCCCGCCGCGGTCGTCGATGTGGTCATCGCCGCCGCGCGGGCGGGCAGCCGGGCCGCCGTGATCATCACGGCCCCGGGCGCCGACCTCGGCGGAGCCGACCTGCTCGACGTCGCGCGGTCACACGGCATCCGCGTCGTCGGGCCGGCGAGCATGGGCGTGCTCAACGCGACCGACGACGTGCGCATGAACGCGACCGTCTCCGACGCGTTCCCCGACCCGGGGGGCCTGGCATTCCTCAGCCAGTCAGGTGCGCTCGGCCTGGCCGTCCTCGCCCGCGCGCGTGCGCTCGGCCTCGGGCTGTCGAGCTTCGTCAGCGTCGGGGCCAAGTCCGACATCTCGGGCAACGACCTCCTGCAGTTCTGGGAGTCCGACAACGCGACCGACGTGATCCTGCTGTACCTCGAGTCGTTCGGGAACCCAGAGAAGTTCGGTCGGATCGCCAGGCGCGTCGGCCGCTCGACGCCGATCGTCGTCGTCAAGGCGGGGCGCAGCACCGCCAGCGAGCGCCGAGCGGCCGGCGGCCGGGCGGCCTACGCCGACGACGCCGCCGTCGACGCGCTGTTCGCGCAGGCCGGCGTCATCCGCACACGCACGCTCGCGGAGCTGTTCGACGTCGCGTCGGTGCTGTCGGCCCAGGCGCTGCCCGTTGGGCGGCGGGTGGGGATCATCAGCAACGGCAGAGGTCCGGGGACGCTTGCCGCCGATGCCTGCGACGCGGCGGGCCTCGAGATCAGTGAGCTCTCGCAGGCGACCCGCGACCGGCTGGAGGAGCTGCTGCCGGTGTCGACCCGGATCGACAACCCGGTCGACATCAGCCCGGCGACGCCTGCACCGGTGTACGGCGACGCCCTGCGCGCCGTTGCCGACGATCCGGCCGTCGACCTCGTGCTGTCGGTCTTCGTGCCACCCATCGGCACCCGTGCGGGTGACATCGCGAAGGAGATCGCAGCGGCCCGCGCCGACATCGACGATTCGACGCCGATGGTCAGCGTCGTCATGGCGGTGACCGACGACACCGGCGACGGCGCCCGGAGGGGTGTGCCCACGTTCGCCTTCCCGGAGGACGCCGCGCGGGCGCTGGGTCACGTCGCACAGTACGCCGAGTGGCGGCGCCGCCCGCTCGGCCACGTGGTCGAGGTGACCGACGCCGACGTCGACGCCGCCCGGTCGATCGTCGAGAATGCGCTGGCCGACAGCGACGATCGCGACCTGAGCGACGCGCAGATCCACGAGCTGCTGGGGACCGTGGGATTGACCATCTCCGAGGACGGCGCGGCCCGCGACGACGGCGTCACGATGGTCGTCGGCGTCCGTCACGACCCGATGTTCGGATCGGTGCTGCTCGTCGGCATCGGCGGTGCACTCGTCGACCTGCTCGCCGACGTCCGGATCCGCCTGCATCCGGTCACCGAACACGACGTCGACGACATGCTCGCTGAGCTGCGCGGCTTCCCGCTGCTCATCGGCGACACTGGCGCGCCGCCCGTCGACCTGGACGCCCTGCGCAACGTGCTGTTCCGCGTCAACGCGCTCGTGGAGGCGGTCGACGAGATCGATGAGCTGGACCTGCAGCCGGTCGTCGCGATGTCCGACGGGATCCGGCTGGCAGGGGGACGCATCCGCATCGCCCGGCACGGCCACGGCGTGTGA
- a CDS encoding phosphoenolpyruvate carboxykinase (ATP), with amino-acid sequence MSIDLPAARSVTEDPTQQQLRSWVDQMTNATLTHYGNYSVQTRVTARSAGSTFIVTDEPEVTSKQTMSRVAYDALAEAQDAHIAGCDMIHVRGYIGPEGSPFRVPAQLFIERTAANIPAMQQQLYFPPDADWDTAEAFTVIYTPRMPTPDYPDDRVIAIDLEHWVTRVSGADYFGESKMGSLRMWNEWAYRRGGLAMHSGAKVIPTPDGDRVALIVGLSGTGKTTTTFTRQNQSLPVQDDFVALAPGGAVHSTENGCFAKTFSLDPEYEPTIHRALTTERSWLENVAVADDGSVDFADASHTKNGRGTFGLADIPHFDPRKLGRADFLLILNRNDDIVPAVTRMTSIDQAVAYFMLGETRGTSAGGAAEAGKALRVPGTNPFFLQHDYMQGNRLGQLIESMDYDFGVYVLNTGEIGGADDPEGGTPVEIVHSSAIVKAIAEDTIRWAPDPDFGYWTAEEVPGIDDDALLNPRLRYSRQGREEAYTARVGQLKRERSAYLEQHAGLDETIRAALG; translated from the coding sequence ATGTCGATCGACCTGCCAGCCGCGCGCAGCGTCACTGAGGACCCGACCCAGCAGCAGTTGCGATCGTGGGTCGACCAGATGACGAACGCGACACTGACCCACTACGGCAACTACAGCGTCCAGACGCGGGTCACCGCTCGCTCCGCGGGATCGACCTTCATCGTGACCGATGAGCCGGAGGTCACCTCCAAGCAGACGATGTCCCGTGTCGCCTACGATGCCCTGGCCGAGGCGCAGGACGCGCACATCGCCGGGTGCGACATGATCCACGTCCGCGGATACATCGGGCCTGAGGGCTCACCGTTCCGCGTCCCCGCGCAGCTGTTCATTGAGCGCACCGCCGCCAACATCCCCGCAATGCAACAGCAGCTGTACTTCCCGCCCGATGCGGACTGGGACACCGCGGAGGCGTTCACGGTCATCTACACACCCAGGATGCCGACGCCGGATTACCCCGACGACCGCGTGATCGCGATCGACCTGGAGCACTGGGTGACGCGCGTGAGCGGGGCGGACTACTTCGGCGAGTCCAAGATGGGCTCGCTGCGGATGTGGAACGAGTGGGCGTACCGGCGCGGCGGCCTGGCGATGCACTCCGGCGCCAAGGTCATCCCGACGCCCGACGGCGACCGCGTCGCGCTGATCGTCGGCCTGTCGGGCACGGGGAAGACGACCACCACGTTCACCCGGCAGAACCAGTCCCTGCCGGTCCAGGACGACTTCGTGGCCCTCGCGCCGGGGGGCGCCGTCCACTCGACCGAGAACGGGTGCTTCGCAAAGACGTTCAGTCTCGACCCCGAGTACGAGCCCACGATCCACCGGGCGCTGACGACTGAGCGCAGCTGGCTCGAGAACGTGGCCGTCGCCGACGACGGGTCGGTCGACTTCGCCGACGCGAGCCACACGAAGAACGGGCGTGGGACCTTCGGGCTGGCCGACATCCCCCACTTCGATCCGCGCAAGCTCGGCCGTGCCGACTTCCTGCTGATCCTCAACCGCAACGATGACATCGTGCCTGCCGTCACGCGTATGACCTCGATCGACCAGGCGGTGGCGTACTTCATGCTCGGGGAGACCCGTGGGACATCGGCCGGTGGCGCGGCGGAGGCGGGCAAGGCTCTTCGCGTGCCCGGCACGAACCCGTTCTTCCTGCAGCACGACTACATGCAGGGCAACCGCCTCGGCCAGCTCATCGAATCGATGGACTACGACTTCGGCGTGTACGTGCTGAACACCGGCGAGATCGGCGGTGCTGACGACCCGGAGGGTGGCACGCCCGTCGAGATCGTGCACTCCTCGGCGATCGTCAAGGCGATCGCGGAGGACACGATCCGCTGGGCGCCCGACCCCGACTTCGGCTACTGGACCGCCGAGGAGGTCCCCGGCATCGACGACGACGCGCTGCTCAACCCGCGGCTGCGGTACTCCAGGCAGGGTCGCGAGGAGGCCTACACGGCCCGCGTCGGTCAGCTCAAGCGGGAGCGCTCCGCGTACCTCGAGCAGCATGCCGGGCTCGACGAGACGATCCGGGCCGCCCTGGGCTGA
- a CDS encoding MBL fold metallo-hydrolase, with protein MTDVGDRGAVQSLDAITTRVRAANPSHMTLTGTNTYLIGDPTDGDLVVVDPGPTLPDHRRAIEAAAADRRGQITGMVITHHHPDHAEAVGWAVEWGVDALAFDPARIAGTHALSDGDTVVAGTVEVVAHHHPGHTADHLCLQVPATGAVLTGDHVLGEGTTVIAWPDGELGQYLASLRALRALHPLVLYPGHGEVIDDPAARIDALLAHRRERTRQITAAVADAPVTVDAIVAVVYPDLPGGLRSAAARSVKAHLADLERGGRVVRDGGGWRGA; from the coding sequence ATGACAGATGTCGGCGACCGGGGTGCGGTGCAGTCGCTCGACGCGATCACGACGCGGGTGCGGGCTGCCAACCCGTCCCACATGACGCTGACCGGCACCAACACCTACCTCATCGGCGATCCCACGGACGGCGACCTCGTGGTCGTCGATCCCGGTCCCACCCTGCCCGACCACCGGCGTGCGATCGAGGCCGCGGCCGCTGATCGCCGGGGACAGATCACCGGCATGGTCATCACCCATCACCATCCCGATCACGCCGAGGCGGTCGGCTGGGCCGTCGAGTGGGGCGTCGACGCGCTGGCGTTCGATCCCGCGCGCATCGCAGGCACGCACGCGCTCAGCGACGGCGACACGGTCGTCGCGGGCACGGTCGAAGTCGTCGCGCACCACCACCCCGGGCACACGGCGGACCACCTGTGCCTCCAGGTGCCGGCGACCGGAGCCGTGCTGACCGGTGACCACGTGCTGGGCGAGGGCACGACGGTCATCGCGTGGCCGGACGGCGAGCTGGGGCAGTACCTCGCATCGCTGCGAGCGCTGCGCGCGTTGCACCCACTGGTGCTGTACCCGGGCCATGGCGAGGTCATCGACGATCCGGCGGCCCGCATCGACGCCCTCCTCGCGCACCGGCGGGAGCGCACGCGACAGATCACCGCCGCAGTGGCTGACGCGCCCGTCACCGTCGATGCGATCGTCGCGGTCGTGTATCCCGACCTTCCCGGCGGGCTCCGCTCGGCGGCCGCCCGCAGTGTCAAGGCGCACCTCGCCGATCTCGAGCGCGGCGGTCGCGTCGTGCGCGACGGGGGTGGCTGGCGTGGCGCGTAG